A DNA window from Helianthus annuus cultivar XRQ/B chromosome 15, HanXRQr2.0-SUNRISE, whole genome shotgun sequence contains the following coding sequences:
- the LOC110910645 gene encoding serine racemase isoform X2, producing MEGYKYAADIDSITKAEDVIKSYVHLTPVTSPAVLNSFAGKSLFFKDEKSGNHVAALSLATKIRGIPAYVVVPNKAPICKVENIKRYGGQVIFSEPTMKSREETATKVSLERGAVIIPSSNDARIIRVHCH from the exons ATGGAAGGGTATAAGTATGCAGCTGATATCGACTCAATAACCAAAGCAGAAGATGTAATCAAGTCCTATGTTCATTTAACTCCTGTCACGTCTCCAGCGGTCCTAAATTCTTTTGCTGGAAAATCACTATTTTTCAAGGATGAGAAGAG tGGCAACCATGTTGCGGCATTGTCTTTGGCTACGAAAATTCGTGGAATCCCCGCATATGTTGTGGTGCCAAATAAGGCACCAATATGCAAAGTAGAGAATATTAAAAGATATGGGGGTCAAGTTATATTTAGTGAGCCGACCATGAAATCTAGAGAAGAGACAGCAACAAAGGTATCACTTGAGAGGGGAGCTGTTATCATTCCTTCTTCCAATGATGCTCGTATAATAAG GGTACATTGTCATTAG
- the LOC110910645 gene encoding serine racemase isoform X1 translates to MEGYKYAADIDSITKAEDVIKSYVHLTPVTSPAVLNSFAGKSLFFKDEKSGNHVAALSLATKIRGIPAYVVVPNKAPICKVENIKRYGGQVIFSEPTMKSREETATKVSLERGAVIIPSSNDARIISGQGTLSLEFLEIIGENNSKSCCSTWFNCNLKYLITISHCFKNLNIVDCDDVINQITYNWPT, encoded by the exons ATGGAAGGGTATAAGTATGCAGCTGATATCGACTCAATAACCAAAGCAGAAGATGTAATCAAGTCCTATGTTCATTTAACTCCTGTCACGTCTCCAGCGGTCCTAAATTCTTTTGCTGGAAAATCACTATTTTTCAAGGATGAGAAGAG tGGCAACCATGTTGCGGCATTGTCTTTGGCTACGAAAATTCGTGGAATCCCCGCATATGTTGTGGTGCCAAATAAGGCACCAATATGCAAAGTAGAGAATATTAAAAGATATGGGGGTCAAGTTATATTTAGTGAGCCGACCATGAAATCTAGAGAAGAGACAGCAACAAAGGTATCACTTGAGAGGGGAGCTGTTATCATTCCTTCTTCCAATGATGCTCGTATAATAAG TGGTCAGGGTACATTGTCATTAGAGTTTCTTGAAATTATTGGAGAGAACAACAGCAAGTCCTGTTGCAGCACTTGGTTCAACTGCAACCTTAAATATCTCATAACAATATCGCATTGTTTCAAGAATCTCAACATCGTCGACTGTGATGATGTCATCAACCAGATCACGTACAATTGGCCTACATAA
- the LOC110910645 gene encoding serine racemase isoform X3, whose translation MEGYKYAADIDSITKAEDVIKSYVHLTPVTSPAVLNSFAGKSLFFKDEKSGNHVAALSLATKIRGIPAYVVVPNKAPICKVENIKRYGGQVIFSEPTMKSREETATKVSLERGAVIIPSSNDARIIRPIV comes from the exons ATGGAAGGGTATAAGTATGCAGCTGATATCGACTCAATAACCAAAGCAGAAGATGTAATCAAGTCCTATGTTCATTTAACTCCTGTCACGTCTCCAGCGGTCCTAAATTCTTTTGCTGGAAAATCACTATTTTTCAAGGATGAGAAGAG tGGCAACCATGTTGCGGCATTGTCTTTGGCTACGAAAATTCGTGGAATCCCCGCATATGTTGTGGTGCCAAATAAGGCACCAATATGCAAAGTAGAGAATATTAAAAGATATGGGGGTCAAGTTATATTTAGTGAGCCGACCATGAAATCTAGAGAAGAGACAGCAACAAAGGTATCACTTGAGAGGGGAGCTGTTATCATTCCTTCTTCCAATGATGCTCGTATAATAAG GCCCATTGTATAG